A genome region from Bacteroidales bacterium includes the following:
- a CDS encoding phospholipase D family protein → MKLITDSKTLEKHFLRLLDKYSKYYWLTAWASSKSTSFEKLVKNKQKIEKIIVGIHFYQTHPDFIETFLESKNVKYIKQPEGTFHPKIFLFYNNDNDWEILVGSANFTKAAFTINTEISTLIKSTDINASELLTQTLNIIDSTWKESKFFDTNELSDYRTIWKNFRPKINSLSGSYGKKTSKRQKKNKPIYLVPVANMNWETFMNKVNDDQYHSLTARLKVLNIAKTLFWKVKSFSDLENEERKFIAGIPNTLPVDKDVDWGYFGSMKGAGIYKNRIIENDKNISNALDEIPLSGQITKTHYLRFLKHYKKTFDGNYLGTATRLLAMKRPDTFVCLDSKNKSALCKDFEVVQLGLDYERYWDEIIKRIYDSNWWLNPKPNDKIEKSVSDSRAAFLDSLYYVE, encoded by the coding sequence ATGAAACTAATAACGGATTCGAAAACTTTAGAAAAACATTTTTTGAGACTTTTAGACAAGTATTCAAAATACTACTGGTTGACTGCTTGGGCAAGTTCAAAGTCTACATCTTTTGAAAAACTTGTTAAAAACAAACAGAAAATAGAAAAGATAATCGTTGGAATTCATTTTTATCAAACTCACCCTGATTTTATAGAGACATTTCTTGAATCAAAGAATGTGAAATATATTAAGCAACCTGAAGGAACTTTTCATCCGAAAATTTTTCTCTTCTACAATAATGACAATGATTGGGAAATCTTAGTAGGAAGTGCGAATTTTACGAAAGCAGCCTTTACTATAAATACCGAAATTTCAACATTAATAAAATCAACAGACATAAATGCTTCTGAGTTATTGACACAAACATTAAATATTATCGATTCAACTTGGAAGGAATCAAAATTCTTTGACACAAATGAATTGAGTGATTATAGGACAATATGGAAAAACTTTAGACCTAAAATCAATAGTTTATCTGGCAGTTACGGAAAAAAGACATCTAAAAGACAAAAGAAAAACAAGCCAATATATCTTGTTCCTGTTGCAAATATGAATTGGGAAACATTTATGAACAAAGTGAATGATGACCAATATCATTCCTTAACTGCAAGATTAAAAGTTCTCAATATTGCTAAGACATTGTTCTGGAAGGTCAAGTCATTTAGTGATTTAGAAAATGAAGAAAGAAAATTTATTGCTGGTATTCCAAATACATTGCCTGTCGATAAAGATGTTGATTGGGGTTATTTTGGCAGTATGAAAGGTGCTGGCATTTATAAAAATCGGATAATAGAAAATGATAAAAATATTTCTAATGCACTCGATGAAATACCACTTTCTGGACAAATAACAAAAACTCATTATTTAAGATTTTTAAAACACTATAAAAAGACATTTGATGGGAATTATTTAGGAACAGCGACAAGATTACTTGCAATGAAGCGACCAGACACATTTGTTTGCCTTGACAGTAAAAATAAATCGGCACTTTGCAAAGACTTTGAAGTTGTTCAATTAGGATTAGACTATGAACGGTATTGGGACGAAATAATAAAAAGAATTTATGATTCTAATTGGTGGTTAAATCCAAAACCGAATGATAAAATTGAAAAAAGTGTAAGTGACTCACGTGCAGCATTTCTTGATTCACTTTACTATGTTGAATAA
- a CDS encoding tetratricopeptide repeat protein, translated as MKTKILIPVLLAIVFFACNSKLDKTSSLLKAQMYFEQKEYKKSVVLLNKLIKQYPDFDSAYVERGIAKSYLYPNQNELAILDYSKAIDINFNNLVAFFNRAIAYAEIEDYKVAIKDYSHIIKLGQSEHYCNALFERALLFDYMEQPDNAISDMKSILVIDSTDCEVISGIGVLYYARKKDMEKGLEYLNKAINTCPERADAYFKRGVFYDKFEEYEKALSDYNTAISLIPDSDIYYMYRGLLYSSIGQVDKAMNDLNYAIELNPNNGLAYENRGYIKELNLKDVKGAKKDFEKAKEIGIY; from the coding sequence ATGAAGACAAAAATATTAATACCAGTCCTTTTAGCAATTGTTTTTTTTGCTTGTAATAGTAAACTTGACAAGACAAGTTCTTTACTGAAAGCTCAAATGTATTTTGAACAAAAAGAATATAAGAAATCAGTTGTGCTACTGAATAAATTAATTAAACAGTATCCTGACTTTGATAGCGCTTATGTTGAACGTGGAATTGCAAAATCATATTTATATCCAAATCAAAATGAATTAGCAATATTAGATTATAGCAAAGCCATAGATATTAATTTTAATAATTTAGTAGCATTTTTTAATCGCGCAATAGCATATGCAGAAATAGAAGATTATAAAGTAGCCATTAAAGATTATAGTCATATTATAAAATTAGGTCAGTCTGAACATTATTGCAATGCTTTATTTGAGCGTGCTCTTTTATTTGATTATATGGAACAGCCTGATAATGCGATATCTGATATGAAAAGTATATTGGTTATAGACTCAACTGATTGCGAAGTAATTTCAGGAATAGGAGTTCTATATTATGCTAGAAAAAAAGATATGGAAAAAGGACTAGAATATTTAAACAAAGCAATTAATACATGTCCCGAAAGAGCAGATGCGTATTTTAAACGTGGTGTATTTTATGATAAATTTGAAGAATATGAAAAGGCTTTATCAGATTATAACACTGCAATTTCATTGATACCTGACTCTGATATTTATTATATGTATCGTGGTTTATTATATAGCAGTATTGGTCAAGTTGACAAAGCAATGAATGACTTGAATTATGCAATTGAATTAAATCCAAATAATGGACTCGCATATGAAAATCGTGGATACATTAAAGAACTTAATTTAAAGGACGTTAAAGGAGCAAAAAAAGACTTTGAAAAAGCAAAAGAAATAGGAATTTATTGA
- a CDS encoding type II toxin-antitoxin system RelE/ParE family toxin, protein MTREIRFYNNYFIDFYISLDSSIQEKIEYIFKVIRTVDRIPQKFLKHIEGTDGLYEIRIKVGSNIYRVFCCFDAGQVVILFNGFQKKSQKIPKKEIDRALRLMQEYFNNKKETRDENN, encoded by the coding sequence ATGACAAGAGAAATTAGATTTTATAATAACTATTTCATTGATTTCTACATATCACTTGATTCATCTATACAAGAGAAGATTGAATATATCTTCAAAGTGATTCGGACGGTAGATAGGATTCCTCAAAAGTTCTTGAAACATATTGAAGGAACTGATGGATTATATGAGATACGGATTAAAGTCGGCAGTAATATTTATAGAGTTTTTTGCTGTTTTGATGCTGGACAAGTTGTGATACTATTTAACGGATTCCAGAAAAAAAGTCAAAAAATTCCCAAAAAGGAAATTGATAGAGCATTGAGATTAATGCAAGAATACTTTAATAATAAAAAGGAGACAAGAGATGAAAACAATTAA
- a CDS encoding helix-turn-helix transcriptional regulator — protein sequence MKTIKDATTFDELLDIKYGKLGTEKRDEFEVKAKSFVVGEMIKEARKEAHMTQEALAEKTGTKKSYISRLENGKIDIQISTLFKIFEKGLGKRIGFTML from the coding sequence ATGAAAACAATTAAAGACGCCACAACATTTGATGAACTTCTTGATATTAAGTATGGAAAACTTGGGACTGAGAAGCGAGATGAATTTGAAGTTAAAGCCAAGTCTTTTGTAGTTGGCGAGATGATTAAAGAAGCTCGAAAAGAAGCTCATATGACTCAAGAAGCATTAGCGGAAAAGACAGGGACAAAAAAAAGTTATATTTCGCGCCTTGAAAATGGTAAGATAGATATACAGATTTCGACTCTTTTTAAAATTTTTGAGAAAGGATTAGGAAAACGGATTGGATTTACAATGCTATAA